A part of Luteolibacter flavescens genomic DNA contains:
- a CDS encoding hemolysin family protein, translating into MSAPLEIALVLLLLIFNGVFAMTEIAIVSSRRALLQARADAGNKGAARALRLAESPNRFLSTVQIGITLVGIFAGAFGGASLSAKLSAWLQPMGFLGNFVEEVSFAIVIGSITFASLIVGELVPKRLAMQFPEGIASMMSGPMSALSKIASPFVWVLSWSTSTLLRLVGVKESDDQKISREEMTVLIREGMVAGGVQHTESQMMEGVLEFEQLDVYDLMIPRPKMVWIERDEPHSEAWPRIVKSTQSIFPVYQGQRDNLVGVVSVKDCYAQMAAGIEVKFQNLMQAPLLVPEVQKASLLLEEFRRTGHHTAFVVDEFGGVIGMVTLIDLMEAIIGDVPSKEERLTMPFKQRKDGSWLIDGMFEIEKLETFLTDFDAPEGAGDEYQTLAGWFSQRLARVPTEGDLIEEHGWRFEIVDMDGIRVDKVLAMQIPPVPQEEIIAPL; encoded by the coding sequence ATGTCCGCACCCCTTGAGATCGCGTTAGTCCTGTTATTGCTCATTTTTAACGGGGTCTTCGCGATGACCGAAATCGCCATCGTCTCATCCCGCCGCGCACTCCTCCAAGCCCGAGCCGATGCCGGGAACAAGGGGGCTGCACGGGCCCTGAGACTGGCGGAATCGCCGAACCGATTCCTTTCCACCGTCCAGATTGGCATCACGCTTGTCGGCATCTTCGCGGGTGCCTTCGGTGGTGCCAGCCTTTCGGCCAAGCTTTCGGCCTGGCTCCAGCCCATGGGCTTCCTCGGCAATTTCGTCGAGGAAGTCTCCTTCGCGATCGTGATCGGATCGATCACCTTCGCGTCGCTGATCGTGGGCGAGTTGGTCCCGAAGCGTCTGGCAATGCAGTTCCCGGAAGGGATCGCGAGCATGATGTCCGGGCCGATGTCGGCTCTTTCGAAGATCGCATCTCCCTTCGTGTGGGTCCTCTCCTGGTCCACGAGCACGCTCCTCCGCCTCGTCGGGGTGAAGGAGTCCGATGATCAGAAGATTTCCCGTGAGGAAATGACGGTCCTGATCCGCGAGGGCATGGTGGCCGGTGGCGTGCAGCACACCGAGTCGCAGATGATGGAAGGTGTTCTGGAATTCGAGCAACTGGACGTCTACGACCTCATGATTCCGCGCCCGAAGATGGTGTGGATCGAGCGTGACGAGCCCCACTCGGAAGCTTGGCCGCGGATCGTGAAGAGCACGCAGTCCATCTTCCCGGTTTACCAAGGCCAGCGGGACAATCTTGTCGGCGTGGTTTCCGTGAAGGACTGCTACGCGCAGATGGCGGCGGGCATTGAGGTGAAGTTCCAGAACCTCATGCAGGCGCCGCTGCTGGTGCCGGAAGTCCAGAAGGCGAGCCTGCTGTTGGAGGAATTCCGCCGCACCGGTCACCACACCGCTTTCGTGGTGGATGAATTCGGCGGCGTGATAGGCATGGTCACCCTGATCGACCTGATGGAAGCGATCATCGGCGACGTGCCTTCGAAGGAGGAGCGCCTGACGATGCCCTTCAAGCAACGCAAGGACGGCTCGTGGCTGATCGACGGCATGTTCGAGATCGAAAAGCTCGAGACCTTCCTCACCGACTTCGACGCGCCCGAAGGTGCCGGCGATGAATACCAGACGCTTGCCGGTTGGTTCTCGCAGCGCCTCGCCCGTGTCCCGACCGAGGGCGACCTCATTGAGGAACACGGCTGGAGATTCGAGATCGTTGATATGGACGGCATCCGCGTGGACAAGGTGCTGGCCATGCAAATCCCGCCCGTGCCTCAAGAAGAGATAATCGCGCCACTTTGA
- a CDS encoding Fic family protein, with translation MPEGEGRSRRYRATWHVSDYGEYVPDRGEPQPLTSIIREDSPELNDAVWQIRGLVRKPLTERRPVGYRSEFLDAYEPNRTFYLPERLREELGRIGQVGMENLPAGTHIRQVVDRLLIDLSWNSSRLEGNTYTLLETQRLLELGEDADGRATEEAQMILNHKAAIEMLIEDAGEIGFNRYTICNLHAVLADNLIRDGALGRVRSCPVGISGTVFHPLGVPQQIEQRFDDILMKADAIRNPLEQAFFVMVHLPYLQPFEDVNKRVSRLAANIPLIRSNLCPLSFVEVKREDYISATLGVYELNRVEYLCDVFAEAYRQSCLRYARVRQEVGEPDPFRMRHRAAIARVVREVVQAAMDQKQALKWIAVEAEKEMPEAERAQFIGEIEQGLLNLHEGNIARYRLRPAEFAGWQENWR, from the coding sequence GTGCCTGAAGGGGAAGGGCGCTCCCGGCGGTATCGTGCCACGTGGCACGTTTCTGATTATGGCGAGTATGTGCCTGATCGGGGCGAGCCACAGCCGCTGACGAGTATCATCCGCGAGGATTCGCCGGAGCTGAACGACGCCGTGTGGCAAATCCGTGGGCTCGTTCGCAAGCCCCTTACGGAACGTCGCCCCGTGGGCTATCGCAGTGAATTCCTCGATGCCTACGAGCCGAACCGGACTTTCTACCTCCCGGAGCGTCTTCGTGAAGAGCTTGGCCGGATCGGTCAGGTCGGCATGGAGAACCTGCCCGCAGGGACGCATATCCGGCAGGTGGTGGACCGCCTGCTCATCGACCTCTCGTGGAATTCCAGCCGCCTGGAGGGGAATACCTACACGCTGCTGGAGACCCAGCGCCTGCTGGAACTGGGGGAAGACGCGGACGGCCGGGCGACCGAGGAGGCGCAGATGATCCTGAACCACAAGGCCGCCATCGAAATGCTCATCGAGGATGCGGGGGAGATCGGCTTCAACCGATACACCATCTGCAACCTCCACGCCGTGCTCGCGGACAATCTCATCCGCGACGGCGCGCTCGGGAGGGTGCGCTCCTGTCCGGTTGGCATCAGCGGGACCGTGTTTCATCCCCTCGGCGTGCCGCAGCAGATCGAGCAGCGCTTTGACGACATCCTGATGAAAGCGGACGCCATCCGGAATCCGCTGGAGCAGGCATTCTTCGTCATGGTCCACCTGCCCTACCTGCAGCCCTTCGAGGACGTGAACAAGCGGGTGTCCCGCCTGGCGGCAAACATCCCGCTCATCCGCAGCAACCTGTGCCCGCTCTCCTTCGTCGAGGTAAAGCGCGAGGACTACATCAGCGCCACCCTCGGCGTCTATGAGCTGAACCGCGTGGAATACCTGTGCGACGTCTTCGCGGAAGCCTACCGCCAGTCATGCCTGCGCTATGCGCGGGTGCGGCAGGAGGTGGGCGAGCCGGATCCATTCCGCATGCGCCACCGCGCTGCGATCGCCCGCGTCGTGCGGGAGGTGGTGCAAGCCGCCATGGACCAGAAGCAGGCGCTGAAGTGGATCGCTGTGGAAGCGGAGAAGGAAATGCCCGAGGCCGAGCGCGCGCAATTCATCGGAGAGATCGAGCAAGGCCTGCTCAATCTCCACGAAGGAAACATCGCGCGCTACCGGCTGCGCCCCGCGGAGTTCGCGGGGTGGCAGGAAAACTGGCGCTGA
- a CDS encoding TatD family hydrolase has translation MKYIEPHAHMVSRTTDDYEKLALAGCAAICEPAFWAGFDRSSPQGFHDYYRQLTEYEPKRAAKYGIPHFCWLCINPKEAEDAGFAREVMTIIPDFLDKPTVLGIGEIGLNKNTKSELAIFEEHVQLALDHDLPVLIHTPHLEDKLKGTRLILDALASFSKLDRGKVIIDHVEEHTVNLVLEQGYWAGLTLYPESKCTPNRAIDILETSDSERLWLNSACDWGVSDPLAVVKCGFEMKRRKHSAKDVDRILFENPKRFLSQSPNFKLGD, from the coding sequence ATGAAATACATCGAGCCCCACGCACACATGGTCAGCCGCACGACGGATGACTATGAGAAGCTCGCCCTGGCCGGTTGCGCCGCGATCTGTGAGCCTGCCTTCTGGGCGGGATTCGACCGCTCGTCGCCGCAGGGATTCCACGACTACTACCGCCAGCTCACCGAGTATGAGCCGAAGCGAGCCGCGAAATATGGCATCCCGCACTTCTGCTGGCTGTGCATCAATCCGAAGGAAGCCGAAGACGCCGGATTCGCCCGCGAGGTGATGACGATCATCCCCGACTTCCTCGACAAGCCGACCGTGCTCGGCATCGGCGAGATCGGCCTGAACAAGAACACGAAGAGCGAGCTCGCGATCTTCGAGGAGCACGTGCAGCTCGCGCTCGATCACGACCTGCCCGTGCTGATCCACACGCCGCACCTGGAGGACAAGCTGAAGGGCACGCGGCTGATCCTCGATGCGCTCGCCTCTTTCTCCAAGCTCGACCGCGGCAAGGTGATCATCGACCACGTGGAAGAACATACGGTGAACCTAGTACTTGAGCAGGGATACTGGGCCGGCCTGACCCTCTATCCCGAGAGCAAGTGCACGCCGAACCGCGCGATCGACATCCTGGAGACCAGCGACAGCGAGCGGCTGTGGCTGAATTCCGCGTGCGATTGGGGCGTCTCCGATCCGCTGGCCGTGGTGAAATGCGGCTTTGAGATGAAGCGGCGCAAGCACTCGGCCAAGGACGTGGACCGGATCCTTTTCGAGAATCCGAAGCGCTTCCTCAGCCAGTCGCCGAACTTCAAGCTCGGCGACTGA
- a CDS encoding DUF1549 and DUF1553 domain-containing protein → MRFSLVLLALLSCATAEEKHWAYVPPVKADVAGHPVDALLAKAWERSKLQPAKPAAPRQWLERAAFTLTGLAPTDEQLRRIEASPDDATWRALIDELLASPAYGERWARHWMDVARYADTRGYNFDQDNRYPFAYTYRNWLIKAFNDDLPYDRFVKLQIAADLLVDRPDHPDLAALGFLTVGLRGGPVETIDDRVDVVTRGFLSSTVSCARCHDHKTDPITMRDYYSLYSIFDHTEEPEDKPVIGAAEDEAAFQAYQAESAKLDEQDRAVRQQIVDHVRSKEALPNYLELAWLARKEDWNHGKATSEGFKRNRLRPNALMRWKDFLGENAEGERLKRWLGEMDAAADDNARKALCEALAGEWLAAGEGSELAGLTAKEGCPLNYDVDRISNFMDVEDGNQRRARIGAKSKLMMEHPGSPPRAMTLSDKGQWGQAVIFERGNPAARGESFDRQWMSFLGGGKYADGMSPRLSLAEKITDPANPLTARVIVNRTWAWHFGAPLAEPGDFGPQTLRPELLELLDTLAVSFLEKGQSMKELHRLLLTSQAFRLGAEGAAENDAIDQANTKFWKWNRRRLDFETMRDRVLASSGALQTDRTGGRSINLDDPPADTRRSLYAFVDRYALPGTFVSFDLPHPDHHSPKRVETTVPQQALYFLNGPMVIRQAEKLASDERFKALPDDRARLEWVYRTLFRRAPAEEEMQAALDWIGGVDPADYAPKLGGYWEVRHAPDAAAPTNELATFPIFADGVWKTGPDPATAPIRWLNVAANGGHASAHHAMVLRWRATGSGQVKMSGHLKRTQEGGSVLAWRIDGKGHPLAEAELAPDSSADIESTWTEVKPGDTMDFVLRAPNGDSCGNVAWTLRIEGRESESKPAEEIGNFTRQFPKSNDPAPGAQPANPWADLVQMLWASNEFHFVD, encoded by the coding sequence ATGCGCTTTTCCCTCGTCCTGCTCGCCCTGCTTTCCTGCGCCACCGCGGAGGAGAAGCACTGGGCCTATGTGCCGCCGGTGAAGGCGGACGTGGCGGGGCACCCGGTGGATGCCCTGCTCGCGAAGGCATGGGAGCGCTCGAAGCTCCAGCCCGCAAAGCCCGCGGCCCCGCGCCAGTGGCTGGAGCGCGCGGCATTCACGCTCACCGGCCTGGCGCCCACGGACGAGCAACTGCGGCGGATCGAGGCCAGTCCGGACGATGCGACGTGGAGAGCGCTGATCGACGAGTTGCTTGCGAGCCCGGCCTACGGCGAGCGCTGGGCGCGGCACTGGATGGACGTGGCACGCTATGCGGATACCCGCGGCTACAATTTCGACCAGGACAACCGCTACCCCTTTGCCTACACGTATCGGAATTGGCTGATCAAGGCCTTCAACGACGACCTGCCGTACGACCGCTTCGTGAAGTTGCAGATCGCAGCGGACCTGCTGGTGGACCGGCCGGATCATCCGGACCTCGCGGCGCTCGGATTCCTCACCGTGGGATTGCGAGGCGGACCGGTGGAAACGATCGACGACCGCGTGGACGTGGTCACCCGCGGCTTCCTCTCCAGCACGGTCTCGTGCGCGCGCTGCCACGATCACAAGACGGACCCGATCACGATGCGGGACTACTACTCGCTCTACTCGATCTTTGACCACACGGAGGAGCCGGAGGACAAGCCGGTCATCGGCGCGGCGGAGGACGAGGCGGCGTTCCAGGCATACCAAGCGGAGTCCGCGAAGCTCGACGAGCAGGACCGCGCGGTGCGGCAGCAAATCGTCGATCACGTGCGCTCGAAGGAAGCGCTGCCGAACTACCTGGAACTGGCCTGGCTCGCGCGCAAGGAAGACTGGAACCACGGCAAGGCGACCAGCGAGGGCTTCAAGCGGAACCGGCTGCGACCGAACGCTCTGATGCGCTGGAAGGATTTCCTCGGCGAGAATGCGGAGGGCGAGCGGCTGAAGCGCTGGCTCGGCGAGATGGACGCCGCGGCGGATGACAACGCGCGCAAGGCGCTCTGCGAGGCGCTGGCCGGAGAATGGCTCGCCGCAGGCGAGGGGAGCGAACTCGCCGGGCTCACCGCGAAGGAGGGATGCCCGCTGAACTACGATGTGGATCGTATTTCGAACTTCATGGACGTGGAGGACGGGAACCAGCGCCGCGCCCGCATCGGAGCGAAGAGCAAGCTGATGATGGAGCATCCCGGCTCCCCTCCGCGGGCGATGACTCTTTCGGACAAGGGACAGTGGGGGCAGGCGGTGATCTTCGAGCGCGGGAATCCTGCGGCCCGCGGTGAGAGCTTCGACCGCCAGTGGATGTCCTTCCTCGGGGGTGGCAAGTATGCCGATGGGATGAGCCCGCGCCTGTCGCTGGCGGAGAAAATCACCGACCCTGCGAACCCTCTGACCGCGCGGGTCATCGTCAATCGCACGTGGGCGTGGCACTTCGGCGCGCCATTGGCGGAACCGGGGGACTTCGGCCCGCAGACGCTGAGGCCGGAGCTTCTGGAGCTGCTTGATACGCTGGCGGTGAGCTTTTTGGAAAAGGGTCAGTCGATGAAGGAGCTGCACCGGCTCTTGCTCACGTCGCAGGCATTCCGGCTCGGAGCCGAGGGCGCTGCGGAGAATGATGCGATCGACCAAGCGAACACGAAGTTCTGGAAGTGGAACCGCCGTCGCCTCGACTTCGAAACGATGCGGGACCGGGTGCTGGCCTCCAGCGGGGCTCTCCAGACGGATCGCACCGGAGGTCGCTCGATCAATCTCGACGATCCGCCGGCTGACACTCGCCGCAGCCTGTATGCCTTCGTCGATCGCTATGCGCTGCCTGGCACCTTCGTCTCATTCGACCTGCCGCATCCCGACCATCACAGTCCGAAGCGGGTGGAGACCACCGTGCCGCAGCAGGCACTGTATTTCCTCAATGGCCCCATGGTGATCCGCCAGGCGGAGAAGCTGGCAAGTGATGAACGCTTCAAGGCGCTGCCCGATGATCGCGCGAGGCTGGAGTGGGTCTATCGCACGCTATTCCGCCGCGCTCCGGCAGAGGAGGAGATGCAGGCGGCGCTCGATTGGATCGGCGGCGTGGACCCCGCGGACTACGCGCCCAAGCTCGGCGGATACTGGGAAGTCCGCCACGCTCCGGACGCCGCTGCGCCGACGAACGAGCTGGCCACCTTTCCGATCTTCGCCGACGGGGTCTGGAAGACCGGCCCCGATCCCGCGACGGCTCCGATCCGCTGGCTGAATGTGGCGGCGAATGGCGGCCATGCCTCCGCACATCACGCGATGGTGCTGCGCTGGCGTGCGACGGGATCCGGCCAGGTGAAGATGAGCGGGCACCTGAAGCGCACGCAGGAGGGTGGCTCCGTGCTCGCGTGGCGCATCGATGGGAAGGGTCATCCGCTTGCCGAGGCAGAGCTGGCTCCCGACTCGTCTGCCGACATCGAGAGCACGTGGACGGAGGTGAAGCCGGGAGATACTATGGACTTCGTACTTCGCGCGCCGAATGGCGATAGCTGCGGGAATGTCGCCTGGACGCTCCGCATCGAGGGTCGCGAAAGCGAGTCGAAGCCGGCGGAGGAGATCGGTAATTTCACCCGGCAGTTTCCCAAGTCGAACGATCCCGCGCCGGGCGCACAGCCGGCGAATCCGTGGGCGGACCTGGTGCAGATGCTCTGGGCATCGAATGAATTTCACTTTGTCGACTGA
- a CDS encoding DUF1501 domain-containing protein — protein sequence MSHHRLTAADVVLDRRDFLQRCGMGFGAMALAGLARADEVPVPHFAPKAKRVIHLFMNGGPSQVDTFDPKPKLQEFHGKSMPLDGLKTERPTGAALRSPFSFKKYGQSGLEVSELFEHTAKHADDLCVIRSMTADVPNHEPSLMLMNCGDGRLSRPSMGSWISYGLGSENENLPSYVALCPGGMPIKRAENWRSSFLPGNFQGTYLDSSIEDVNRMIENLRNPSARDSRQARQLDFLRKLNDRHLVSHGHDPQLEARIRSFELAYRMQSEATDAFDVTKEPQHVRDMYGPGAFARQCMMARRLVERGVRFIQLWHGNGQPWDSHDDIEDHRRLAKECDQGIGALLADLKMRGLLDETLVLWGGEFGRTPAVELPQAGSNAGVMKGRDHNHYGFTVWMAGGGVKVGHVHGATDEFGYKAVDKPMHVHDLHATMLHLLGFDHESLTYRYSGRDFRLTDVHGKVIQDLFA from the coding sequence ATGTCCCATCACCGCCTCACCGCCGCCGATGTAGTGCTCGACCGCCGCGATTTCCTGCAGCGGTGCGGGATGGGTTTCGGCGCGATGGCTCTTGCCGGATTGGCGAGGGCGGACGAGGTCCCCGTGCCGCACTTCGCGCCAAAGGCGAAGCGGGTGATCCACCTCTTCATGAATGGCGGGCCGTCGCAGGTGGATACCTTCGACCCGAAGCCGAAGCTCCAGGAATTCCACGGCAAGTCGATGCCGCTCGATGGCCTGAAGACCGAGCGCCCGACCGGAGCAGCCCTGCGGTCGCCCTTCTCCTTCAAAAAATACGGGCAGAGCGGGCTGGAGGTCAGCGAGCTCTTCGAGCACACGGCGAAGCACGCCGATGACTTGTGCGTGATCCGCTCGATGACGGCGGACGTGCCGAATCACGAGCCCTCGCTGATGCTGATGAACTGTGGCGATGGCCGCTTGTCCCGCCCCTCGATGGGATCGTGGATCAGCTACGGCCTCGGCAGTGAGAATGAGAACCTGCCGTCCTACGTCGCGCTGTGTCCCGGTGGCATGCCGATCAAGCGCGCGGAGAACTGGCGCTCGTCATTCCTGCCCGGGAATTTCCAGGGCACCTATCTCGACAGCTCGATCGAGGACGTGAACCGGATGATCGAGAACCTGCGGAATCCCTCCGCGCGCGACAGCCGCCAGGCGCGGCAGCTCGATTTCCTGCGGAAGCTGAATGACCGCCACCTAGTCTCGCACGGTCATGACCCGCAGCTCGAGGCACGCATCCGCAGCTTCGAGCTGGCGTATCGCATGCAGAGCGAGGCGACGGACGCCTTTGACGTGACGAAGGAGCCGCAGCACGTGCGGGACATGTACGGGCCCGGGGCCTTTGCCCGGCAGTGCATGATGGCGCGCCGTCTGGTCGAGCGTGGCGTGCGCTTCATCCAGCTCTGGCATGGCAATGGCCAGCCATGGGACAGCCACGATGACATTGAGGACCATCGCCGTCTGGCTAAGGAATGCGACCAGGGCATCGGCGCGCTGCTTGCGGACCTGAAGATGCGCGGCCTGCTGGACGAGACGCTGGTGCTGTGGGGTGGAGAATTCGGCCGCACGCCCGCGGTGGAGCTACCACAGGCGGGGTCGAATGCGGGCGTGATGAAGGGGCGGGATCACAATCACTACGGCTTCACCGTGTGGATGGCGGGCGGCGGGGTGAAGGTCGGCCATGTCCACGGCGCGACCGATGAATTCGGCTACAAGGCCGTGGACAAGCCGATGCACGTGCATGACCTCCACGCGACGATGCTGCATCTGCTGGGCTTCGACCACGAGAGCCTCACCTACCGCTACTCCGGGCGGGATTTCCGGCTGACCGACGTGCACGGGAAGGTGATCCAGGATCTCTTCGCGTGA
- a CDS encoding rhodanese-like domain-containing protein: MKSLAAAGVVLLAACQDQATPPVTTAAPTAVAPKPAAVAKPAAPPVMKAGKLTVMDVTTLFPRQQAGTVLLYDARPGFVAGFGKIPGAISWPKNDFDARISQSEAEIRAAKSAGKPVVIYCTDAACPDARAVAEKLAARGHDISILDGGFATWKEAGLPTE; encoded by the coding sequence ATGAAATCGCTCGCTGCCGCCGGCGTCGTCCTCCTAGCCGCATGTCAGGACCAGGCTACTCCGCCGGTGACCACGGCAGCGCCGACCGCTGTCGCACCAAAGCCAGCGGCAGTCGCGAAACCAGCGGCCCCGCCGGTGATGAAGGCTGGCAAACTGACGGTGATGGATGTCACCACGCTCTTCCCGAGGCAGCAGGCGGGCACGGTGCTGCTGTATGATGCGCGGCCCGGCTTCGTGGCCGGATTTGGCAAGATCCCCGGGGCGATCTCGTGGCCGAAGAATGATTTCGATGCCCGCATTTCGCAAAGCGAGGCCGAGATCCGTGCGGCGAAGTCCGCTGGGAAGCCGGTGGTGATCTATTGCACCGATGCTGCCTGCCCGGATGCCCGCGCGGTGGCGGAGAAGCTGGCGGCGCGTGGTCATGACATCTCGATCCTCGACGGTGGCTTCGCGACGTGGAAGGAAGCGGGATTGCCGACGGAGTGA
- a CDS encoding ThuA domain-containing protein: MAKTSRSLLIALGCVAATTAAFMTSSPAQTAKAGADGKKKIVFVAGRPSHAPGEHEHRAGSMLLAEDLNESGLPVEAVVVTDGWPKDESVFDGAAAVIFYADGGGGHPAIQHLPKLREIADSGAGIGCIHYAVEITKGEPGNAFLDLIGGYFESDWSVNPHWDASFKPAKHEISRGIDDFKIRDEWYYHMRFRGKMEGVTPILTDLPGPETLSRPDGPHSGNPAVRAAVLERKEPQHVMWAFEREAAGGKGRAFGFTGGHFHKNWQHDDHRGIVLNAIAWIAQVEVPENGVPSKTPTDEEMRENLDEK; encoded by the coding sequence ATGGCCAAGACCTCGCGTTCCCTGCTCATCGCCCTCGGTTGCGTGGCGGCGACCACCGCTGCCTTCATGACCTCGAGCCCGGCTCAGACGGCCAAGGCCGGGGCCGATGGAAAGAAGAAGATCGTCTTCGTGGCGGGGCGTCCGAGCCATGCGCCGGGCGAGCACGAGCATCGCGCGGGAAGCATGCTGCTGGCGGAGGACCTGAATGAAAGCGGCCTGCCCGTGGAGGCCGTGGTGGTCACGGATGGCTGGCCAAAGGACGAGTCGGTCTTCGACGGTGCAGCGGCGGTGATTTTCTACGCGGACGGCGGTGGCGGGCATCCGGCGATCCAGCATCTGCCAAAGCTCCGCGAGATCGCGGACTCAGGCGCGGGCATCGGCTGCATCCACTATGCCGTGGAGATCACGAAGGGAGAGCCGGGCAATGCCTTCCTCGATCTGATCGGCGGGTACTTTGAGAGCGATTGGTCGGTGAACCCGCACTGGGATGCGTCCTTCAAGCCCGCGAAGCATGAGATCAGCCGGGGCATCGATGACTTCAAGATCCGCGACGAGTGGTACTATCACATGCGCTTCCGCGGAAAGATGGAGGGCGTCACGCCGATCCTGACCGATCTGCCCGGGCCGGAGACCCTGTCGCGGCCGGACGGGCCGCACTCGGGGAATCCCGCGGTGCGTGCGGCGGTGCTGGAGAGGAAGGAGCCGCAGCACGTGATGTGGGCCTTCGAGCGCGAGGCGGCAGGTGGCAAGGGCCGCGCCTTCGGCTTCACCGGCGGGCACTTCCACAAGAACTGGCAGCACGATGACCACCGCGGGATCGTGCTCAACGCCATCGCGTGGATCGCCCAAGTGGAAGTGCCGGAGAACGGCGTGCCAAGCAAGACCCCGACGGACGAGGAAATGCGGGAGAACCTAGATGAGAAATGA